One Rosa chinensis cultivar Old Blush chromosome 5, RchiOBHm-V2, whole genome shotgun sequence genomic region harbors:
- the LOC112164983 gene encoding phospholipase A I isoform X3, protein MAELRVLRLFGNPLEFLPEILPLHKLHHLSLANIRIVADDSLRSVNVQIEMENSSYFGASRHKLSAFFALIFRFSSCHHPLLASALAKIMQDEGNRAVVGKDENAVRQLISMISSDDRHVVQEACSALSSLAADVSVAMQLMKADIMQPIETVLRSVLQEELISVLQVVVKLAFASDAVAQKMLTKDVLKSLKLLCAHRTPEVQRLALVAVGNLAFCLENRRLLVTSESLCELLMRLTVVPEPCVNKAAARALAILGENGNLRRAIRGRQVPKQGLRILSMDGGGMKGLATVQILKAIEKGTGKPIHELFDLICGTSTGGMLAVALGIKLMSLDQCEEIYKNLGKLVFAEPAPKDNEAASWREKLDQLYKSSSQSFRVVVHGSKHSADQFETLLKEMCADEDGDLMIESAVKNIPKVFVVSTLVSMTPAQPFLFRNYQYPAGTPEVALVVSESSGITVQEPTTLGTDLGYKRSAFMGSCKHQIWQAIRASSAAPYYLDDFSDDIHRWQDGAIVANNPTIFAIREAQLLWPDMKIDCLVSVGCGSVPTKVRKGGWRYLDTGQVLIESSCSVERVEEALSTLLPMLPGIQYFRFNPVDERCDMELDETDPAVWLKLEASVEEYIQKNSLTLKDACERLLLPFQNDEKWSENLRSQHFPKANEVDVKSPSLGWRRNVLLVEASHSPNSGRASNHAHELESFCARNGIRVSLMQGISGFVKTAAATTFPTPFQSPLFPASVPSSPLFYSPDFGPQRVGRIDMVPPLSLDGQPGKGAASPPKSPSGPRQLSVPVQSLHEKLQNSPQVGIVHLALQNDSIGSILSWQNDVFVVAEPGELADNFLQSVKLSLLSVMRNHRKKAGSPLSNISTVSDLVACKPIFQLGCIVHRYMGRQTQVMEDGQEIGAYLFRRTVPSIHLTPDDVRWMVGAWRDRIIICTGTNGPTPTMIKAFLDSGAKAVISSSVQPQEIQLTFGSTDFSVLEKFEIGDEEAEDEEVEDEAAEPESPVSDWEDSENGDRSIGFGDDDEEGVSQFVCHLYDSLFREGTSVDVALRHALASHRKLRYSCHLPSIQ, encoded by the exons ATGGCTGAGCTCCGGGTACTTAGGCTATTTGGAAACCCTCTTGAATTTCTTCCTGAAATCTTGCCTCTGCACAAACTTCATCATTTATCTCTCGCAAATATCAGGATTGTGGCAGATGACAGCTTGAGATCAGTGAATGTGCAGATAGAG ATGGAAAACAGTTCGTATTTTGGTGCATCTAGGCATAAGCTAAGCGCCTTTTTCGCCCTTATATTCCGTTTTTCTTCTTGTCATCACCCTTTACTAGCATCTGCACTAGCAAAGATAATGCAAGACGAAGGAAACCGTGCAGTCGTTGGTAAAGATGAGAATGCAGTGCGACAGCTTATTAGTATGATCAGTAGTGATGACCGTCATGTG GTTCAAGAAGCATGTTCTGCTCTTTCATCTCTTGCTGCAGACGTTTCAGTTGCAATGCAGTTGATGAAAGCCGACATTATGCAACCCATTGAGACGGTACTGAGATCTGTTCTCCAAGAGGAATTGATTTCTGTATTACAAGTTGTGGTGAAGCTGGCTTTTGCATCTGATGCCGTAGCTCAGAAAATGCTGACCAAGGATGTATTGAAGTCGTTAAAACTCTTATGTGCCCACAGAACCCCAGAG GTGCAAAGGTTAGCTTTGGTAGCAGTTGGAAATTTGGCGTTCTGTTTGGAGAATCGTCGCCTTCTGGTTACTTCTGAAAGCTTGTGTGAACTTCTCATGCGCTTAACAGTTGTGCCTGAACCATGTGTGAATAAAGCTGCAGCTCGTGCTTTGGCAATTCTTG gggaaaatggaaatctacgaCGTGCCATAAGGGGGAGACAGGTGCCAAAGCAAGGATTACGCATACTCTCAATGGATGGTGGTGGTATGAAAGGTCTGGCAACTGTGCAAATTCTTAAAGCAATTGAGAAGGGAACTGGAAAACCCATACATGAGTTGTTTGACCTCATATGCGGCACATCAACTGGTGGCATGCTTGCTGTTGCTCTTGGCATTAAGCTAATGTCATTAGATCAGTGTGAAGAAATATACAAAAACCTTG GAAAACTTGTCTTTGCTGAACCTGCTCCAAAGGACAATGAAGCTGCAAGTTGGAGAGAAAAGTTGGATCAGCTTTATAAAAGTTCGTCGCAGAGCTTCAGAGTTGTTGTACATGGATCTAAA CATAGTGCAGATCAGTTTGAGACATTGTTGAAGGAAATGTGTGCTGATGAGGATGGAGATCTGATGATAGAGTCGGCAGTGAAAAACATTCCCAAAGTTTTTGTAGTGTCAACTTTGGTGAGCATGACGCCAGCTCAGCCGTTCTTATTCCGGAATTATCAG TACCCTGCGGGAACGCCAGAAGTAGCTCTTGTAGTTTCAGAGAGTTCAGGAATCACTGTGCAAGAACCAACTACTTTGGGTACTGACCTTGGCTATAAACGCAGTGCTTTTATGGGAAGTTGTAAGCATCAAATATGGCAAGCTATAAGAGCATCATCTGCTGCGCCATACTATCTTGATGATTTCTCAGATG ATATTCATCGTTGGCAAGATGGTGCAATAGTGGCAAACAATCCTACAATCTTTGCCATCAGAGAAGCACAACTTTTATGGCCTGACATGAAAATTGATTGCTTAGTTTCTGTTGGCTGTGGTTCTGTTCCGACAAAG GTGCGAAAAGGTGGTTGGCGTTATCTGGATACTGGGCAAGTATTGATAGAGAGTTCTTGCTCTGTGGAACGCGTGGAGGAAGCCTTGAGCACATTGCTACCCATGCTCCCTGGAATACAATACTTTCGGTTTAATccag tTGATGAACGTTGTGATATGGAACTGGATGAGACTGATCCAGCTGTCTGGCTGAAATTGGAAGCCTCAGTTGAGGAATAtattcagaaaaattctcttaCTCTTAAGGATGCTTGTGAGAGACTACTGCTGCCATTCCAAAACGACGAAAAGTGGTCCGAGAATTTGAGATCCCAACATTTCCCCAAGGCAAATGAGG TAGATGTGAAAAGCCCATCTCTAGGTTGGAGGCGTAATGTGCTTCTTGTTGAAGCTTCTCATAGCCCCAATTCTGGTCGAGCTTCAAATCACGCTCATGAACTTGAATCATTTTGTGCTCGTAATGGAATACGGGTATCTTTAATGCAAGGAATATCAGGGTTTGTGAAAACCGCAGCAGCAACAACATTCCCAACACCATTTCAGTCGCCTTTGTTTCCTGCAAGCGTCCCATCAAGCCCACTTTTCTACAGTCCTGACTTTGGTCCGCAGAGGGTTGGCCGAATTGATATGGTCCCACCTCTGAGCTTAGATGGCCAACCTGGAAAGGGAGCTGCCTCACCACCAAAGTCTCCTTCAGGACCTAGGCAGCTTTCTGTACCCGTTCAGTCATTGCATGAGAAGTTACAAAATTCGCCACAAGTGGGCATTGTGCATTTGGCCCTTCAAAATGACTCAATTGGCTCGATTTTAAG TTGGCAGAATGATGTATTTGTGGTTGCTGAACCTGGAGAACTTGCAGATAACTTTCTGCAGAGTGTTAAGTTGAGCTTGTTATCAGTTATGCGAAACCATCGCAAGAAGGCTGGATCACCTCTTTCCAATATTTCAACTGTTTCTGATTTGGTTGCTTGTAAACCAATCTTCCAACTTGGATGTATCGTTCACCGATATATGGGACGCCAAACTCAA GTAATGGAAGATGGCCAAGAAATTGGGGCGTATTTGTTTCGTAGAACTGTCCCCTCTATTCACTTGACACCTGATGATGTTCGATGGATG GTTGGAGCTTGGAGAGACAGGATCATTATTTGTACAGGGACAAATGGGCCTACGCCAACTATGATCAAAGCATTTTTAGACTCTGGTGCCAAAGCGGTTATATCTTCCTCAGTACAGCCCCAAGAAATACAGTTAACATTTGGGTCTACTGATTTCAGTGTTCTTGAAAAGTTTGAGATTGGTGATGAGGaggctgaagatgaagaagttgaagatGAGGCGGCTGAACCTGAAAGTCCGGTGAGTGATTGGGAAGACAGTGAAAATGGAGACCGCTCTATCGGCTTTGGGGATGATGATGAGGAAGGAGTGTCCCAATTCGTCTGTCATTTGTATGACTCACTATTTCGAGAGGGTACGAGTGTGGATGTTGCTTTACGACATGCTCTTGCTTCACATCGGAAGTTGAGGTATTCATGTCATCTTCCCAGTATACAGTAG
- the LOC112164983 gene encoding phospholipase A I isoform X2 codes for MSWGLGWKRPSEIFHLTLSYGTEDPPTPENSSGGTRSSASSLESSSSVVSQQDQELGFRIDLDWSAGDDEDQVALRLQSQLMVALPMPQDTVVVELRPEEANVSVDMRVVRRREPLRAVSMTKTGGSGQQNDGTGVLTRLLRSNFSSSMPAVAEGAAACGVHWQCVTVVRLCGCGLSVLPVELTRLPLLEKLHLDNNKLERLPSELGELRSLKVLRVDYNMLVSVPVELRQCVGLVELSLEHNKLVRPLLDFRAMAELRVLRLFGNPLEFLPEILPLHKLHHLSLANIRIVADDSLRSVNVQIEMENSSYFGASRHKLSAFFALIFRFSSCHHPLLASALAKIMQDEGNRAVVGKDENAVRQLISMISSDDRHVVQEACSALSSLAADVSVAMQLMKADIMQPIETVLRSVLQEELISVLQVVVKLAFASDAVAQKMLTKDVLKSLKLLCAHRTPEVQRLALVAVGNLAFCLENRRLLVTSESLCELLMRLTVVPEPCVNKAAARALAILGENGNLRRAIRGRQVPKQGLRILSMDGGGMKGLATVQILKAIEKGTGKPIHELFDLICGTSTGGMLAVALGIKLMSLDQCEEIYKNLGKLVFAEPAPKDNEAASWREKLDQLYKSSSQSFRVVVHGSKHSADQFETLLKEMCADEDGDLMIESAVKNIPKVFVVSTLVSMTPAQPFLFRNYQYPAGTPEVALVVSESSGITVQEPTTLGTDLGYKRSAFMGSCKHQIWQAIRASSAAPYYLDDFSDDIHRWQDGAIVANNPTIFAIREAQLLWPDMKIDCLVSVGCGSVPTKVRKGGWRYLDTGQVLIESSCSVERVEEALSTLLPMLPGIQYFRFNPVDERCDMELDETDPAVWLKLEASVEEYIQKNSLTLKDACERLLLPFQNDEKWSENLRSQHFPKANEDVKSPSLGWRRNVLLVEASHSPNSGRASNHAHELESFCARNGIRVSLMQGISGFVKTAAATTFPTPFQSPLFPASVPSSPLFYSPDFGPQRVGRIDMVPPLSLDGQPGKGAASPPKSPSGPRQLSVPVQSLHEKLQNSPQVGIVHLALQNDSIGSILSWQNDVFVVAEPGELADNFLQSVKLSLLSVMRNHRKKAGSPLSNISTVSDLVACKPIFQLGCIVHRYMGRQTQVMEDGQEIGAYLFRRTVPSIHLTPDDVRWMVGAWRDRIIICTGTNGPTPTMIKAFLDSGAKAVISSSVQPQEIQLTFGSTDFSVLEKFEIGDEEAEDEEVEDEAAEPESPVSDWEDSENGDRSIGFGDDDEEGVSQFVCHLYDSLFREGTSVDVALRHALASHRKLRYSCHLPSIQ; via the exons ATGTCCTGGGGACTGGGATGGAAGCGCCCCTCGGAGATCTTCCATCTCACGCTCTCCTACGGCACCGAGGACCCGCCGACGCCGGAGAATTCCAGCGGCGGCACGCGTTCCTCGGCGTCGTCGTTGGAGTCATCCTCGTCGGTAGTGTCGCAGCAAGATCAAGAATTGGGGTTCCGGATCGATCTGGATTGGTCCGCCGGCGACGACGAGGACCAGGTGGCGCTGCGGCTCCAGTCGCAGCTGATGGTGGCGCTGCCGATGCCGCAGGACACGGTGGTCGTGGAGCTGAGGCCGGAGGAGGCGAATGTGAGTGTGGATATGAGGGTTGTGCGGCGGAGAGAGCCGTTGAGGGCGGTGAGTATGACCAAGACGGGCGGGTCGGGTCAGCAGAATGACGGCACCGGAGTGTTGACCCGGTTGTTGAGGTCCAATTTCTCTTCTTCGATGCCAGCTGTCGCCGAAGGCGCGGCGGCTTGCGGTGTGCATTGGCAGTGCGTCACGGTGGTCCGTCTCTGTGGTTGTGGTTTGTCG GTATTGCCGGTAGAGCTAACCAGACTGCCTCTTCTTGAGAAGCTCCACCTTGATAACAATAAACTGGAACGTTTGCCTTCTGAACTCGGGGAATTGAGAAGCTTAAAGGTGCTCAGGGTTGACTACAACATGCTGGTTTCAGTACCGG TGGAATTGAGACAGTGTGTTGGATTAGTGGAACTTTCTTTGGAACACAACAAGCTTGTTCGGCCTCTGCTTGATTTCAG GGCTATGGCTGAGCTCCGGGTACTTAGGCTATTTGGAAACCCTCTTGAATTTCTTCCTGAAATCTTGCCTCTGCACAAACTTCATCATTTATCTCTCGCAAATATCAGGATTGTGGCAGATGACAGCTTGAGATCAGTGAATGTGCAGATAGAG ATGGAAAACAGTTCGTATTTTGGTGCATCTAGGCATAAGCTAAGCGCCTTTTTCGCCCTTATATTCCGTTTTTCTTCTTGTCATCACCCTTTACTAGCATCTGCACTAGCAAAGATAATGCAAGACGAAGGAAACCGTGCAGTCGTTGGTAAAGATGAGAATGCAGTGCGACAGCTTATTAGTATGATCAGTAGTGATGACCGTCATGTG GTTCAAGAAGCATGTTCTGCTCTTTCATCTCTTGCTGCAGACGTTTCAGTTGCAATGCAGTTGATGAAAGCCGACATTATGCAACCCATTGAGACGGTACTGAGATCTGTTCTCCAAGAGGAATTGATTTCTGTATTACAAGTTGTGGTGAAGCTGGCTTTTGCATCTGATGCCGTAGCTCAGAAAATGCTGACCAAGGATGTATTGAAGTCGTTAAAACTCTTATGTGCCCACAGAACCCCAGAG GTGCAAAGGTTAGCTTTGGTAGCAGTTGGAAATTTGGCGTTCTGTTTGGAGAATCGTCGCCTTCTGGTTACTTCTGAAAGCTTGTGTGAACTTCTCATGCGCTTAACAGTTGTGCCTGAACCATGTGTGAATAAAGCTGCAGCTCGTGCTTTGGCAATTCTTG gggaaaatggaaatctacgaCGTGCCATAAGGGGGAGACAGGTGCCAAAGCAAGGATTACGCATACTCTCAATGGATGGTGGTGGTATGAAAGGTCTGGCAACTGTGCAAATTCTTAAAGCAATTGAGAAGGGAACTGGAAAACCCATACATGAGTTGTTTGACCTCATATGCGGCACATCAACTGGTGGCATGCTTGCTGTTGCTCTTGGCATTAAGCTAATGTCATTAGATCAGTGTGAAGAAATATACAAAAACCTTG GAAAACTTGTCTTTGCTGAACCTGCTCCAAAGGACAATGAAGCTGCAAGTTGGAGAGAAAAGTTGGATCAGCTTTATAAAAGTTCGTCGCAGAGCTTCAGAGTTGTTGTACATGGATCTAAA CATAGTGCAGATCAGTTTGAGACATTGTTGAAGGAAATGTGTGCTGATGAGGATGGAGATCTGATGATAGAGTCGGCAGTGAAAAACATTCCCAAAGTTTTTGTAGTGTCAACTTTGGTGAGCATGACGCCAGCTCAGCCGTTCTTATTCCGGAATTATCAG TACCCTGCGGGAACGCCAGAAGTAGCTCTTGTAGTTTCAGAGAGTTCAGGAATCACTGTGCAAGAACCAACTACTTTGGGTACTGACCTTGGCTATAAACGCAGTGCTTTTATGGGAAGTTGTAAGCATCAAATATGGCAAGCTATAAGAGCATCATCTGCTGCGCCATACTATCTTGATGATTTCTCAGATG ATATTCATCGTTGGCAAGATGGTGCAATAGTGGCAAACAATCCTACAATCTTTGCCATCAGAGAAGCACAACTTTTATGGCCTGACATGAAAATTGATTGCTTAGTTTCTGTTGGCTGTGGTTCTGTTCCGACAAAG GTGCGAAAAGGTGGTTGGCGTTATCTGGATACTGGGCAAGTATTGATAGAGAGTTCTTGCTCTGTGGAACGCGTGGAGGAAGCCTTGAGCACATTGCTACCCATGCTCCCTGGAATACAATACTTTCGGTTTAATccag tTGATGAACGTTGTGATATGGAACTGGATGAGACTGATCCAGCTGTCTGGCTGAAATTGGAAGCCTCAGTTGAGGAATAtattcagaaaaattctcttaCTCTTAAGGATGCTTGTGAGAGACTACTGCTGCCATTCCAAAACGACGAAAAGTGGTCCGAGAATTTGAGATCCCAACATTTCCCCAAGGCAAATGAGG ATGTGAAAAGCCCATCTCTAGGTTGGAGGCGTAATGTGCTTCTTGTTGAAGCTTCTCATAGCCCCAATTCTGGTCGAGCTTCAAATCACGCTCATGAACTTGAATCATTTTGTGCTCGTAATGGAATACGGGTATCTTTAATGCAAGGAATATCAGGGTTTGTGAAAACCGCAGCAGCAACAACATTCCCAACACCATTTCAGTCGCCTTTGTTTCCTGCAAGCGTCCCATCAAGCCCACTTTTCTACAGTCCTGACTTTGGTCCGCAGAGGGTTGGCCGAATTGATATGGTCCCACCTCTGAGCTTAGATGGCCAACCTGGAAAGGGAGCTGCCTCACCACCAAAGTCTCCTTCAGGACCTAGGCAGCTTTCTGTACCCGTTCAGTCATTGCATGAGAAGTTACAAAATTCGCCACAAGTGGGCATTGTGCATTTGGCCCTTCAAAATGACTCAATTGGCTCGATTTTAAG TTGGCAGAATGATGTATTTGTGGTTGCTGAACCTGGAGAACTTGCAGATAACTTTCTGCAGAGTGTTAAGTTGAGCTTGTTATCAGTTATGCGAAACCATCGCAAGAAGGCTGGATCACCTCTTTCCAATATTTCAACTGTTTCTGATTTGGTTGCTTGTAAACCAATCTTCCAACTTGGATGTATCGTTCACCGATATATGGGACGCCAAACTCAA GTAATGGAAGATGGCCAAGAAATTGGGGCGTATTTGTTTCGTAGAACTGTCCCCTCTATTCACTTGACACCTGATGATGTTCGATGGATG GTTGGAGCTTGGAGAGACAGGATCATTATTTGTACAGGGACAAATGGGCCTACGCCAACTATGATCAAAGCATTTTTAGACTCTGGTGCCAAAGCGGTTATATCTTCCTCAGTACAGCCCCAAGAAATACAGTTAACATTTGGGTCTACTGATTTCAGTGTTCTTGAAAAGTTTGAGATTGGTGATGAGGaggctgaagatgaagaagttgaagatGAGGCGGCTGAACCTGAAAGTCCGGTGAGTGATTGGGAAGACAGTGAAAATGGAGACCGCTCTATCGGCTTTGGGGATGATGATGAGGAAGGAGTGTCCCAATTCGTCTGTCATTTGTATGACTCACTATTTCGAGAGGGTACGAGTGTGGATGTTGCTTTACGACATGCTCTTGCTTCACATCGGAAGTTGAGGTATTCATGTCATCTTCCCAGTATACAGTAG
- the LOC112164983 gene encoding phospholipase A I isoform X1, whose product MSWGLGWKRPSEIFHLTLSYGTEDPPTPENSSGGTRSSASSLESSSSVVSQQDQELGFRIDLDWSAGDDEDQVALRLQSQLMVALPMPQDTVVVELRPEEANVSVDMRVVRRREPLRAVSMTKTGGSGQQNDGTGVLTRLLRSNFSSSMPAVAEGAAACGVHWQCVTVVRLCGCGLSVLPVELTRLPLLEKLHLDNNKLERLPSELGELRSLKVLRVDYNMLVSVPVELRQCVGLVELSLEHNKLVRPLLDFRAMAELRVLRLFGNPLEFLPEILPLHKLHHLSLANIRIVADDSLRSVNVQIEMENSSYFGASRHKLSAFFALIFRFSSCHHPLLASALAKIMQDEGNRAVVGKDENAVRQLISMISSDDRHVVQEACSALSSLAADVSVAMQLMKADIMQPIETVLRSVLQEELISVLQVVVKLAFASDAVAQKMLTKDVLKSLKLLCAHRTPEVQRLALVAVGNLAFCLENRRLLVTSESLCELLMRLTVVPEPCVNKAAARALAILGENGNLRRAIRGRQVPKQGLRILSMDGGGMKGLATVQILKAIEKGTGKPIHELFDLICGTSTGGMLAVALGIKLMSLDQCEEIYKNLGKLVFAEPAPKDNEAASWREKLDQLYKSSSQSFRVVVHGSKHSADQFETLLKEMCADEDGDLMIESAVKNIPKVFVVSTLVSMTPAQPFLFRNYQYPAGTPEVALVVSESSGITVQEPTTLGTDLGYKRSAFMGSCKHQIWQAIRASSAAPYYLDDFSDDIHRWQDGAIVANNPTIFAIREAQLLWPDMKIDCLVSVGCGSVPTKVRKGGWRYLDTGQVLIESSCSVERVEEALSTLLPMLPGIQYFRFNPVDERCDMELDETDPAVWLKLEASVEEYIQKNSLTLKDACERLLLPFQNDEKWSENLRSQHFPKANEVDVKSPSLGWRRNVLLVEASHSPNSGRASNHAHELESFCARNGIRVSLMQGISGFVKTAAATTFPTPFQSPLFPASVPSSPLFYSPDFGPQRVGRIDMVPPLSLDGQPGKGAASPPKSPSGPRQLSVPVQSLHEKLQNSPQVGIVHLALQNDSIGSILSWQNDVFVVAEPGELADNFLQSVKLSLLSVMRNHRKKAGSPLSNISTVSDLVACKPIFQLGCIVHRYMGRQTQVMEDGQEIGAYLFRRTVPSIHLTPDDVRWMVGAWRDRIIICTGTNGPTPTMIKAFLDSGAKAVISSSVQPQEIQLTFGSTDFSVLEKFEIGDEEAEDEEVEDEAAEPESPVSDWEDSENGDRSIGFGDDDEEGVSQFVCHLYDSLFREGTSVDVALRHALASHRKLRYSCHLPSIQ is encoded by the exons ATGTCCTGGGGACTGGGATGGAAGCGCCCCTCGGAGATCTTCCATCTCACGCTCTCCTACGGCACCGAGGACCCGCCGACGCCGGAGAATTCCAGCGGCGGCACGCGTTCCTCGGCGTCGTCGTTGGAGTCATCCTCGTCGGTAGTGTCGCAGCAAGATCAAGAATTGGGGTTCCGGATCGATCTGGATTGGTCCGCCGGCGACGACGAGGACCAGGTGGCGCTGCGGCTCCAGTCGCAGCTGATGGTGGCGCTGCCGATGCCGCAGGACACGGTGGTCGTGGAGCTGAGGCCGGAGGAGGCGAATGTGAGTGTGGATATGAGGGTTGTGCGGCGGAGAGAGCCGTTGAGGGCGGTGAGTATGACCAAGACGGGCGGGTCGGGTCAGCAGAATGACGGCACCGGAGTGTTGACCCGGTTGTTGAGGTCCAATTTCTCTTCTTCGATGCCAGCTGTCGCCGAAGGCGCGGCGGCTTGCGGTGTGCATTGGCAGTGCGTCACGGTGGTCCGTCTCTGTGGTTGTGGTTTGTCG GTATTGCCGGTAGAGCTAACCAGACTGCCTCTTCTTGAGAAGCTCCACCTTGATAACAATAAACTGGAACGTTTGCCTTCTGAACTCGGGGAATTGAGAAGCTTAAAGGTGCTCAGGGTTGACTACAACATGCTGGTTTCAGTACCGG TGGAATTGAGACAGTGTGTTGGATTAGTGGAACTTTCTTTGGAACACAACAAGCTTGTTCGGCCTCTGCTTGATTTCAG GGCTATGGCTGAGCTCCGGGTACTTAGGCTATTTGGAAACCCTCTTGAATTTCTTCCTGAAATCTTGCCTCTGCACAAACTTCATCATTTATCTCTCGCAAATATCAGGATTGTGGCAGATGACAGCTTGAGATCAGTGAATGTGCAGATAGAG ATGGAAAACAGTTCGTATTTTGGTGCATCTAGGCATAAGCTAAGCGCCTTTTTCGCCCTTATATTCCGTTTTTCTTCTTGTCATCACCCTTTACTAGCATCTGCACTAGCAAAGATAATGCAAGACGAAGGAAACCGTGCAGTCGTTGGTAAAGATGAGAATGCAGTGCGACAGCTTATTAGTATGATCAGTAGTGATGACCGTCATGTG GTTCAAGAAGCATGTTCTGCTCTTTCATCTCTTGCTGCAGACGTTTCAGTTGCAATGCAGTTGATGAAAGCCGACATTATGCAACCCATTGAGACGGTACTGAGATCTGTTCTCCAAGAGGAATTGATTTCTGTATTACAAGTTGTGGTGAAGCTGGCTTTTGCATCTGATGCCGTAGCTCAGAAAATGCTGACCAAGGATGTATTGAAGTCGTTAAAACTCTTATGTGCCCACAGAACCCCAGAG GTGCAAAGGTTAGCTTTGGTAGCAGTTGGAAATTTGGCGTTCTGTTTGGAGAATCGTCGCCTTCTGGTTACTTCTGAAAGCTTGTGTGAACTTCTCATGCGCTTAACAGTTGTGCCTGAACCATGTGTGAATAAAGCTGCAGCTCGTGCTTTGGCAATTCTTG gggaaaatggaaatctacgaCGTGCCATAAGGGGGAGACAGGTGCCAAAGCAAGGATTACGCATACTCTCAATGGATGGTGGTGGTATGAAAGGTCTGGCAACTGTGCAAATTCTTAAAGCAATTGAGAAGGGAACTGGAAAACCCATACATGAGTTGTTTGACCTCATATGCGGCACATCAACTGGTGGCATGCTTGCTGTTGCTCTTGGCATTAAGCTAATGTCATTAGATCAGTGTGAAGAAATATACAAAAACCTTG GAAAACTTGTCTTTGCTGAACCTGCTCCAAAGGACAATGAAGCTGCAAGTTGGAGAGAAAAGTTGGATCAGCTTTATAAAAGTTCGTCGCAGAGCTTCAGAGTTGTTGTACATGGATCTAAA CATAGTGCAGATCAGTTTGAGACATTGTTGAAGGAAATGTGTGCTGATGAGGATGGAGATCTGATGATAGAGTCGGCAGTGAAAAACATTCCCAAAGTTTTTGTAGTGTCAACTTTGGTGAGCATGACGCCAGCTCAGCCGTTCTTATTCCGGAATTATCAG TACCCTGCGGGAACGCCAGAAGTAGCTCTTGTAGTTTCAGAGAGTTCAGGAATCACTGTGCAAGAACCAACTACTTTGGGTACTGACCTTGGCTATAAACGCAGTGCTTTTATGGGAAGTTGTAAGCATCAAATATGGCAAGCTATAAGAGCATCATCTGCTGCGCCATACTATCTTGATGATTTCTCAGATG ATATTCATCGTTGGCAAGATGGTGCAATAGTGGCAAACAATCCTACAATCTTTGCCATCAGAGAAGCACAACTTTTATGGCCTGACATGAAAATTGATTGCTTAGTTTCTGTTGGCTGTGGTTCTGTTCCGACAAAG GTGCGAAAAGGTGGTTGGCGTTATCTGGATACTGGGCAAGTATTGATAGAGAGTTCTTGCTCTGTGGAACGCGTGGAGGAAGCCTTGAGCACATTGCTACCCATGCTCCCTGGAATACAATACTTTCGGTTTAATccag tTGATGAACGTTGTGATATGGAACTGGATGAGACTGATCCAGCTGTCTGGCTGAAATTGGAAGCCTCAGTTGAGGAATAtattcagaaaaattctcttaCTCTTAAGGATGCTTGTGAGAGACTACTGCTGCCATTCCAAAACGACGAAAAGTGGTCCGAGAATTTGAGATCCCAACATTTCCCCAAGGCAAATGAGG TAGATGTGAAAAGCCCATCTCTAGGTTGGAGGCGTAATGTGCTTCTTGTTGAAGCTTCTCATAGCCCCAATTCTGGTCGAGCTTCAAATCACGCTCATGAACTTGAATCATTTTGTGCTCGTAATGGAATACGGGTATCTTTAATGCAAGGAATATCAGGGTTTGTGAAAACCGCAGCAGCAACAACATTCCCAACACCATTTCAGTCGCCTTTGTTTCCTGCAAGCGTCCCATCAAGCCCACTTTTCTACAGTCCTGACTTTGGTCCGCAGAGGGTTGGCCGAATTGATATGGTCCCACCTCTGAGCTTAGATGGCCAACCTGGAAAGGGAGCTGCCTCACCACCAAAGTCTCCTTCAGGACCTAGGCAGCTTTCTGTACCCGTTCAGTCATTGCATGAGAAGTTACAAAATTCGCCACAAGTGGGCATTGTGCATTTGGCCCTTCAAAATGACTCAATTGGCTCGATTTTAAG TTGGCAGAATGATGTATTTGTGGTTGCTGAACCTGGAGAACTTGCAGATAACTTTCTGCAGAGTGTTAAGTTGAGCTTGTTATCAGTTATGCGAAACCATCGCAAGAAGGCTGGATCACCTCTTTCCAATATTTCAACTGTTTCTGATTTGGTTGCTTGTAAACCAATCTTCCAACTTGGATGTATCGTTCACCGATATATGGGACGCCAAACTCAA GTAATGGAAGATGGCCAAGAAATTGGGGCGTATTTGTTTCGTAGAACTGTCCCCTCTATTCACTTGACACCTGATGATGTTCGATGGATG GTTGGAGCTTGGAGAGACAGGATCATTATTTGTACAGGGACAAATGGGCCTACGCCAACTATGATCAAAGCATTTTTAGACTCTGGTGCCAAAGCGGTTATATCTTCCTCAGTACAGCCCCAAGAAATACAGTTAACATTTGGGTCTACTGATTTCAGTGTTCTTGAAAAGTTTGAGATTGGTGATGAGGaggctgaagatgaagaagttgaagatGAGGCGGCTGAACCTGAAAGTCCGGTGAGTGATTGGGAAGACAGTGAAAATGGAGACCGCTCTATCGGCTTTGGGGATGATGATGAGGAAGGAGTGTCCCAATTCGTCTGTCATTTGTATGACTCACTATTTCGAGAGGGTACGAGTGTGGATGTTGCTTTACGACATGCTCTTGCTTCACATCGGAAGTTGAGGTATTCATGTCATCTTCCCAGTATACAGTAG